A stretch of DNA from Vanacampus margaritifer isolate UIUO_Vmar chromosome 1, RoL_Vmar_1.0, whole genome shotgun sequence:
TGGGCCGAGCTGCTTTGTGGGCCGCTGGCGGCTATTCGGTCCTACAAAGTCAATACTTATGGCACTTAGGTTTGTTTTCAAATCAGCAAGTAAAATGACTTCTCATTGCAATTGACAATTTTATATGTGTGTGGAGGGTAGGTCATTATAATATACAGAGGGCTGCAAAAGTAGGTATAAAGTGGTATCACATCCGCCGACATAAAAAGTCAATAATAAGTCAACCCAAATGATAATTTTTGAATATGGCCCCAAGTCATAGTCATTTTTGTCGTGTTGTCCATCTTGAGCCACAGTGCGTAATAAGTGTAAAGCtatcaaacgattacatttgttttatcaGATCAAtcgcattttagaattttgattaatcacgattaatcgcttaagtaaaaaggctttttttccccatcaaaaataaattgtccgccaaatttgaagagcacctgttatgtgttaattatttagatgtttaatgttatgaggacgttttcaatttttttttatccattgcgCACTCACATTCACCTCTTTTTcttatcagttaattacttgcataatttaaaatgaaaaaaaagactcccAATAGTTTGACACGAGCAAATATTGTGAATGTCATAAGCAAACAtctattaaatgctttactttaatgcatttagttaagtttattgctcaaacacagcCTGTGCTAGCTATAGCATAACCATCCGCCagcaagctaaaggatcatctgcggtcagaATTAATAGTGAATAATCTGCaataatacatgattaatgctgtATCTTTTTGTAATTGATCagtgagttaacgctttaactttgacaacactagtaataagtgaccactagatgtcgctatagcATAAATGCAGCGGAAATGCATGCAtggagttagtcggagccaaaggctagagtggctaacaagagcagctagcgagagaaaccctaatttcaaaccgtagccctagttttaaaccttaatatgaaaacctaaccctagccctagtttgaaaccctaaccctagtttggaaccctaaatttaaaccctagccctagtttaaaaccctaatttgaaaccctagccctagtttgaaaccctaatttgaaaccctagccctagtttgaaactaatttgaaaccctacccctagtttaaaaccctaattttgaaccctagcactacttcgaaacccttatttgaattactagccctagtttgtaaccttaatatgaaaccctagaactagttttaaaccctaatttgaaaccctagccctagtttgaaaccctaatttgaaaccctagccctagtttgaaattctctTATGATACCATAGCCCTAGTTTtgaaccctaatatgaaacattagccctagtttgaaaccctaatttgaaaccctacccctagtttaaaaccctaattttgaaccctagcactacttcgaaacccttatttgaattactagccctagtttgtaaccttaatatgaaaccctagaactagttttaaaccctaatttgaaaccctagccctagtttgaaaccctaatttgaaaccctagccctagtttgaaattctctTATGATACCATAGCCCTAGTTTtgaaccctaatatgaaacattagccctagtttgaaaccctaatttgaaaccctagccctagtttaaaaccctaatttgagaccctagccctagtttgaaaccctaatttgaaacgctggccctagtttgaaaccctaatttgagaccctagccctagtttaaaaggctaatttgaaaccctagccctagtttgaaactctaatttgaaaccctagccctagtttgaaaccctaattttgaaccctagcactacttcgaaacccttattttaaacactagccCTAGTTATGAATATGAATACAATGTGAAGATAAGATAAGAGAACGTTGGAGGGAATGGTAAGTTATTTAAGATTGATACACTTCATTAAAACTCAACTAAAGTGGTTGGAGCCTTGAACctccagggctgaaaataaGTCCCATTCCGGCCCTGCACACATGCAGCAACGTACACGTGGCGGCTCTTCAACAAGAATTCAAGTGAGGCCAGGCTCATTTCTAGAGGTTACAAACAATTCCTCATTTCTGCACCAGGCCTAATTAGTCAGCTGTTCCACTTGTTACAAAATACTTCGCTGAGGGTAATTTCCTCTGGAAGCTTTTTATTTCTCTCTAATAGCCCATTAATCACCAGCTGCATGAAGGGAATCAGGAGATGGAATATTGACGCTGCGGTGATTACAAATAAACCTCTGGGAATAGATGACAAAAAGTAATATAAACAAACACtaatctgttgttgttttttcatttctGAGAAGAGAATAAACATTACTCATGTTAAAACACAATACAAAGACTCAATAAACTCCCTTTCAcacaaaaattgcattaaatcaCATCAGTGATGGGTCAGCGGGGCCAGCAAGGCCTTCTCTGCGGGTCTTAGACTATCAGAAGCACTGACCTAAATTATaagagtggtgccttgagatacgactttaatttgttccatgaccatGCTTATAACTCCAAACAATCATATGTCAAATCATTTTCCAAATGCCATGAATATGTTCCTgcctccacaattttttttagcccTGTCAATGGCATTGCAATTATgcgttagcattatgctagtgGTTTCATTCTTCAGGCAAAATTGgttataaacacaaaaaaattattttttttggcagttttttttgttttgtttagttcactgccaccatacagcaCTCGTATCTTACCTTTGTGCTCAAACAATGACTCGTAACTTGAAAAACTAATAAGTCAGGTTACTCATAactcaaggcaccgctgtattTGTTCCATTCAAATTGTATTAATTCACTCCCTACAGTATAAACTCCTCATTTTGTCATGTTACTCTTGACTGCACTGCTTTCAATCAATACAACTACGTAACGTGTGGATGATTTTCTTTGTCCAagttgtccaatcagatttcagcctctgtgTGCTGCCATGTTCTTTGCCTTCATAATAAATAGTGCTGTTGGCAATCCCCCTCAACCAATAACAGCACTTTTTGAGATAAAATGatctgtggggaaaaaaattgtccaCTTTAGCCCCATCTTTGTGCCTCTAATTTGATCTGCAAAAAAACACCGCGCCAAGCTGAGAAAATTTTGCGTTACACATAAGAACACTCCATTACGAATAAGTCATGCGACCTTGTTTATAGTCCCAATGCTAGCTCAGGATTGATAGTGATGCTATTTGTTAAAACCGAATACgtattctgtttatttttaaacaatattagcAATGGGATTGTTTCGTCAACCAAACCAGATTTCGAATTCGCCTCACAGGGCCACAATAATGTCATCATATTTCTGCTGTCTAATAAGCAAGGCAGCAGTAACTAAACTGCACCTACAACTATGAGGCGTCGAATAAAAAGCGATCATACATAtgcataaaaaatacaacagcaattaaaaaaaaaaggctaatttTTAAGCACCAACCTCACCCTAAATGTCCCTCAAACTGACCagactgccatcttgtggtaatAAGATGCAAGTgcgatttaaaaacaaattcgaCGTCACATAGATCACtcaatattttggtatttttgtgcATTTCTTCTTAAAATTAGTGGGGGGCGGAGGGGTGTTAAGCTGCATTAATTGTTTCATAACAGCAAACTTAGATAGAACTACAACGCGCAAGCGCCCATAATTCCTGGCGCTTTGACGTTTGTACCTTTTGTCCTCCCTCGCACAATGCCAAGTCGACATCTGAGTGAAAAGGAGAACATCCTTCTCTTTCCTCCTGCAGAGTGGACGCTTGTACGCAGATCAGGTCGAGAGAAGCCAAAGGAGACTTGCTTGGGTGTGAGGTGGCCTTTTCCAAACGCTATCCTCGCCGCTGACATGTTCATGGTCTTTGGCTGTCCTCGTCCCTCTCTGGAGAACTTCCAGCTTTCTCAGCAGCATCCAGTTAAGTGTTGCTTGAatactctaaaaaaaattctccgtCTTGGTTTTGCTTCTTCCCACTTCCCCACTTGACTggcaaattatatttttgtgtgcattgCTGGCACTTTTGGGGTGACAGATGGCACACGGTTAAGCACAGAGGGGCACAGCCCGGCTGCCATATCGCAATGGGAACTTTCTCAGCGGGGTACGACTTCTCAACAATGCAAAACCACAATCTGGACACTTATTGAAGCAAACCACTGCAGAGCTACAGGAACATAATGAGAAAGGCTTGGTAAATATTGTAAATCTGATGGAATCTCCACACAGTACAGGAAGAGCCTCATCtacaaaaatgtgcatttgaaCAATTCTACTTTTTGCTCCTAAGACAAAACGCAAACCATATTTTCATAGCAAATATGTATTTGGCAGGTGGTAAACCATACACAATGGCCATTATTTCAAAAGTAAAACAGCCAAATAAATGAACTTGTTTCCCTCACCGGCTTCAATGTCAAACATTTAACTCAACTTTCCATTAACAAATGAAactacacaccaaaaaaattgcATGAGCAGCATTCTATTAAGTATTTATTATGAACAGCCATTTTATTCGTTCTCCTCGCTCCTGAGCCTGGCGTTGGGGTTCGTGACCTTGATGGCCAGCTGAGCTGCCCTCTCCACGATCACCTTTCTGTTCTTTGACGAGACGTTGTGGGCGATTTCCGCACAGTGAGTCCTGTAAAGGAATCAAAGGATGCACAATTAATACGTCAAAAGGGATTCACATTGTTTTATGCTGAATAACACTTTGAGCTGATTTATTACAAGTCGTGCGATTTTAATATTCAGTCATTTGTAACAGTCAATACAGATGATCTCATGTCACTTTATTGCAGTCACATCGTTTCATTCAAATAGATGCATTTGAGTGCGATAGCGCAGGGTCATACACTATTGCTACAGCCGTTTGATCCAGCTGTGCATCAAATCAACTTTGACCTCTTCATGCAATTATTGCTTTTAACTGATCAAGTTTTAATTATCAACtcatcacccccccccaaaaaagcctaGATTAGTTTACGCCATACATATAATAAAGACTATGAGCCTTAAACAGTTTTGCATCATTCTAATTCATCTTaaattattactttaaaaaaaataaatggatcagattatttgattttgaacAAAATGCACATGAAGTGACAAGCACATGCTGTGAAGACGCTCAAGAGCCACTATTGTACACACAAGGTGAGTATGTTGCTGGCGCACACAACCCACAAACGGTGGTCCACTAATAAGAGTGCAAACCCAGCTATCAGTGACAATCAAGCAAAGAGAACAGCggaaatacttttttgcatCCAAGTAGTTGTGTTGGATGTGTGGATGGCACAGATTAAGTGTTCAGTTTACAAAGCAGTATCTTCAACTTGACTTCTGACACAATATTAACAGTGAAACAATAACTTACTTGTTACTCATCATGAGAACTTCCAGTTCCTTGACATTGTGCACCAGGAACTTCTTGAAGCCAGTTGGCAGCATATACTTTGTCTTCTTGTTGCTACCGTAACCGATGTTGGGCATCAGCATCTGTCCCTTGAACCGCCTGCGGACCCTGTTGTCAATACCTCTGGGCTTGCGCCAGTTTTTCTGTTCCGAGACAAGAAATTGCGTATTTTCATCTTTGAGTCATGTGCAACTACAATTGTGCATTTTGGTTGTAGTCCATACAGGATCATAACTTACCGCAATCTTGACATATCGGTCTGATTGATGGCGAATGAACTTCTTGGTTCTCTTCTTGACGATTTTGGGCTTTGTGAGGGGTCGGAGGGCTGCCATTGTGACTGAGAATGCAAACAAGTATTAACgtaatgttaacattttatgtAATCGTAAGATCTGGAGTCTGTCAATATTTAAACgcaaatgatacattttaaatatcatTCTGTTACCTTGACTCGAACCCCGAAATTCAAGACACTAAAACTACTGGCAGCGCTTTATAGACATGTTGACTACCCTGTTAGCAAGCTGCTCGGCTAACGTTGAAACAATTAGGAAGACATGGTGCCAACACGCCAGGTTTTACACGCCAATTGCATGTACATTGTGAATTATTCAAAAACTACAGCTGCTTCGGTGCTTCTAGTACTTGTCAGGAGGTTTTATACTAGCGGGCCTCTGTTCAATTTTGACAAGGCATGACATGAAGAACGCATAGCAGACTTGCGCTAGCTTTAGCAGAGGCACATCGCGCTGCAAAACGTAAACTCTGTCCTTCTGTAAAGTTTAATTTCATCAGATATACGAATATCAGacataaataatttattacaaGCACCCATACGGTGTAGTAAGAGAACAATTTGTGCGGATTGTAACAGATTCCATTAACTCACCCGGCGATGTATATCCGAAGAGGACACCACCGACACCGGAAGGAAAGAAAAGGATTTCCGGGTGTGTTGCAAAGGCTGATGGGAACTATAGTTCACAACAACGAACTTCACATTACAGCGCCTATTACGTAAAACATTAACCTTAAATATTGTACCTGACTCTAAATATTCTTCAGGCAACTGTACAATAAATAGGCTAGgcctttgttattattattattttaagaagaaGCAAACTCTTTAAACAGAAAAGGGAGAAAATTGCTCATGCTTTCATCTCAAATATGATTATTGTACTGATCTTCTGACTGTTGAGACTCCCTCAAAAGAGCATCAAACAGGTGCGgccattattaaaataaagggCGCAGGGTAGAGGATGATAGACGGCTTAGGTAGAGGGTAGAATGGCTTCTCAATTTTCAGAGAAAATATTACTAACTGCAGTATATAATTAAAGTATAgtgacgttttttttctttcttattgaTTATGTGGCGTCCCTGAAGGCCGTAGTACCGTTAGAATTTGCCTGTACTGTGCTCTTGTCAAGCTGGCTTTGGCCCACTTATTTGCTGTGATGGGAACGACAGTTCTTTTGACTGTACGAAATCACTagaatccattcatccattctctgtactgcttatcctcattagggtcgcggATGTGTTGAAACCtatccagctgactttgggcgaaagCGAGGTACACCCTGATCTAGTCGCTAGCCAATAACTGGGAATCACTAGAATCTGTTTTGAAGACACATGGCTTATACTTTTTTATGTACTTTATAGAATAGTGATGCCTTTGCTTCAATACGGTGGATAttttgctgctccttctggtgtgcatgCCTTGGCCATTGGGGTTAGCATAACACAGACACAGATATACATGGAATATTTAAccaactcagtggccttgtggtagagtgtccgctctgagactgggaggtcataccaaagactataaaaatgggacccattgcctccctgcttgacactcagtataaagggttggaattggtgggttagatcaccatgtgattcccgagcgcaatcattgctgctcaccgctccctcaggggatgggttaaatgcggagaacgaattttgcccccacttagttgggtgtgacaatcagtggaatttaccttaccTTTACCTTACTCTGTCAAATCTCTTCAGTAAgttacagttgttgttttttacagaaGATAAAGATATACACACAATTTAATGAAACCTTGCATACAAGACAAGGTGATATTTCAAAGACAACCTGTATAGCTTGCTGTTCTAAGAAATATCTATTTCTCCTTGAATGAAATCATGATAATACAACGGTGGGAATAGAACTCGATCTACTTCTTGCCCTCATACTAAAACAAGAGAATGATTGATTAGGTTCTAGTTAACATATAttttatgagttcattaaaatataaacagttttttgtttttttctactgtCCTTATTTTTCTCTGTGATAGTTTTACAGGAATCTCGATTCACGCAAAACATGCAGCTTTCATCAGTGATTACTGAACTTCATTAACGTAGAGAGATTAACCACAAACAACTTTTCACGGCTCTCTTGTATTCGCCTCACAGACCATGGTTCACTTGCTCGTCACgcaaaattgtggcagggtttattCACAAACAAATTCCATGCAACACAAAAGCTCCACATGTTCCCCAACACGTCACACTAGCTTCCTTAATATGCTGGCTTTCAGGTGACTACTTTAGATTAGGCCCATAAGGAGTTAAGTATCCACCTGTGCAGTATTCAAAATAGTATAAATACATTAtgacaacattttcaaagattTAACTCACTTTTCAATATTCAATATCTTCCTctcattttttaatgtgtattataAGATATTGG
This window harbors:
- the rpl32 gene encoding large ribosomal subunit protein eL32, producing the protein MAALRPLTKPKIVKKRTKKFIRHQSDRYVKIAKNWRKPRGIDNRVRRRFKGQMLMPNIGYGSNKKTKYMLPTGFKKFLVHNVKELEVLMMSNKTHCAEIAHNVSSKNRKVIVERAAQLAIKVTNPNARLRSEENE